The proteins below are encoded in one region of Nitrospira lenta:
- a CDS encoding cell division protein FtsQ/DivIB — MKRWTIDRRRAQRSSGPRLNQWKGTRSSAETTQDRAVRRTQAAAKGRRLIRWSAIVVGVVLAGWGLAVGIQRSGPLLQRLLEIKAVTVEGVHQIGKQELVDRLALKPGTSLHHILTTTMKERVESHPWVKEAVITRVPLHELRISVVERKPAAIVHAGSENFLSDEEGHVLARLGQDDNGMLPMVTGLDSRELLRGDTAVRHAVKSGVMLSRLVGQSIDGRVQVNAANPANLVATVRGVQFQFGEAEVSDQWERFQRVKPSLKTVMFDGHGRGGNEIDLRYENRVIVRERG, encoded by the coding sequence ATGAAGCGTTGGACGATCGATCGGCGCCGTGCGCAGCGCTCTTCCGGACCGCGGCTGAATCAGTGGAAAGGCACGCGGTCGAGTGCTGAAACGACGCAGGATCGCGCGGTGCGCCGCACCCAGGCGGCGGCGAAAGGCCGGCGGCTTATTCGCTGGAGCGCCATCGTCGTTGGGGTGGTTCTGGCGGGGTGGGGCCTGGCCGTCGGCATACAGCGCTCCGGTCCGTTGCTTCAGCGCCTTCTTGAAATCAAGGCGGTCACCGTTGAAGGGGTGCATCAGATCGGGAAGCAGGAGTTGGTGGATCGGCTGGCGCTCAAGCCAGGGACTTCGCTCCACCACATTCTGACGACGACCATGAAGGAGCGCGTGGAGTCTCATCCCTGGGTGAAGGAAGCGGTGATTACCCGGGTCCCGTTGCATGAGCTGCGCATTTCTGTGGTGGAGCGCAAGCCGGCCGCCATCGTGCACGCGGGGTCGGAGAATTTCTTGAGTGATGAAGAGGGGCATGTGCTGGCGCGGTTGGGGCAGGACGACAACGGCATGCTTCCGATGGTCACGGGCTTGGATTCCCGGGAGTTGTTGCGCGGGGATACGGCTGTCCGTCATGCGGTGAAGTCCGGGGTGATGCTATCCAGATTAGTGGGGCAGAGCATCGACGGGCGCGTGCAAGTGAATGCCGCAAATCCCGCTAACCTGGTGGCTACCGTTCGGGGCGTTCAATTCCAATTCGGCGAAGCCGAGGTCAGCGATCAATGGGAACGGTTTCAACGAGTCAAGCCTTCGCTGAAGACGGTGATGTTCGACGGCCATGGGCGGGGCGGGAATGAAATCGATCTACGGTATGAGAATCGTGTGATTGTGCGAGAGAGGGGGTGA
- a CDS encoding D-alanine--D-alanine ligase family protein — MADRRVLTEKRIGVLMGGQSSERDVSLRTGQAVHQSLLRRGYHAVAIDVSPNLSRDLTEHNIEVAFLSLHGPGGEDGTIQGFLETLGIPYTGSGVQASAMGMHKVTTKTLAVSAKVPVPAGTQVRRGEQPSLAMVLKATKLKLPVVVKPASQGSTIGVSIVRKTAQWKEALALAHRYDSDAMVEAYIPGHETTVSILGGPSGVLTVLPVVEIVAPEGFYDFSAKYQKGKTQYLCPAPLPAKITKQIAELAKRTYEALGCEGAARVDFRITPRGKPYMLEINTVPGMTETSLLPMAAGHAGIDYDSLVECILQSALDRADRMALAKKGLPA, encoded by the coding sequence ATGGCAGACCGACGTGTGCTGACAGAGAAACGGATCGGGGTCTTGATGGGCGGACAGTCGTCCGAGCGAGACGTCTCGCTGCGCACCGGGCAGGCGGTCCACCAGTCGCTCCTTCGCCGGGGCTATCACGCCGTCGCGATTGACGTGAGCCCGAATCTCTCTCGCGATCTGACGGAGCACAACATTGAGGTGGCTTTTCTTTCGCTGCATGGTCCAGGCGGCGAGGATGGGACGATCCAGGGATTTTTAGAGACGCTCGGGATTCCCTACACGGGGTCGGGGGTGCAGGCGAGCGCGATGGGCATGCACAAAGTCACCACGAAAACGCTGGCGGTGTCGGCGAAAGTTCCGGTTCCGGCCGGGACGCAGGTTCGGCGCGGTGAACAACCGTCGCTGGCGATGGTGCTGAAGGCGACGAAACTGAAATTGCCGGTGGTGGTGAAGCCGGCTTCGCAGGGGTCCACGATCGGAGTGTCCATCGTCCGGAAGACCGCGCAGTGGAAAGAGGCGTTGGCCTTGGCCCATCGCTATGATTCCGATGCGATGGTCGAGGCCTATATTCCGGGACATGAAACGACGGTGTCGATTTTGGGCGGGCCGTCCGGCGTGCTCACGGTATTGCCGGTGGTGGAAATCGTGGCGCCGGAAGGGTTCTACGATTTTTCGGCGAAGTATCAGAAGGGCAAAACCCAATATCTTTGTCCGGCTCCGCTTCCCGCCAAAATCACCAAGCAGATTGCTGAATTGGCGAAGCGCACGTACGAAGCGTTGGGATGTGAAGGCGCGGCCCGAGTGGATTTCAGAATCACACCGCGCGGAAAGCCCTACATGCTGGAGATCAACACGGTGCCCGGCATGACGGAGACGAGTCTGTTGCCGATGGCGGCGGGGCACGCCGGCATCGATTACGACAGTTTGGTCGAATGCATTTTGCAATCGGCCTTGGACCGGGCCGACCGCATGGCACTCGCCAAAAAAGGATTGCCGGCATGA
- the murB gene encoding UDP-N-acetylmuramate dehydrogenase: MARQGRTDAQTGRRTISQRRLEAAVDGIRGAVAFNASLKDYTSFRIGGPADVLVEPADVDDVARLVRQAKAQKLPLFVVGGTNLLIRDKGIRGVVVHLGTLRAIREEPGAVLYAEGGVGMPTLIGYAIRHSLAGLEWAAGIPGTVAGCVVMNAGTRLGEMKDSVKAVRLVNRNGEVIDIPAAEIPFTYRRATLPAGIVVGVWVQLKAGVRAEVEKVVKDYLHYRRDTQPLALPSAGCVFKNPFKDSAGRVIDAAGLKGAQVGDAQVSDKHANFIVNQGQATAKDVLALIRKVRAAVARKTGMKLELELKVVGQA, from the coding sequence ATGGCTCGGCAAGGACGGACAGATGCACAGACCGGTCGTCGGACAATCAGTCAGCGTCGATTGGAAGCCGCGGTCGACGGGATTCGCGGAGCGGTCGCGTTCAATGCCTCGCTCAAAGACTACACGTCCTTTCGCATCGGAGGGCCGGCTGATGTCTTGGTCGAACCGGCCGATGTCGATGATGTGGCCCGTCTGGTCCGGCAGGCCAAGGCGCAGAAGCTTCCGCTGTTTGTGGTGGGGGGCACGAATCTCCTCATTCGCGACAAGGGGATCAGAGGCGTGGTCGTTCATCTCGGAACGCTTCGTGCGATCAGAGAAGAGCCGGGAGCGGTCCTATATGCCGAAGGGGGCGTGGGGATGCCGACGCTGATCGGGTACGCCATCCGGCATTCGCTGGCAGGGTTGGAATGGGCCGCCGGGATTCCCGGCACGGTCGCCGGGTGTGTCGTGATGAACGCGGGAACCAGGTTAGGCGAAATGAAAGACTCAGTGAAGGCCGTACGGCTCGTGAATCGCAACGGCGAGGTGATCGATATCCCGGCAGCGGAGATTCCTTTCACGTATCGCCGAGCCACGTTGCCCGCCGGCATTGTCGTGGGTGTGTGGGTGCAGCTGAAAGCGGGCGTGCGGGCGGAGGTCGAAAAAGTCGTGAAAGACTATCTGCACTATCGGCGGGATACGCAGCCGTTGGCGCTGCCGAGTGCCGGGTGCGTGTTCAAGAATCCTTTCAAGGACTCGGCCGGGCGGGTCATCGACGCGGCCGGACTCAAAGGCGCTCAAGTCGGCGATGCGCAGGTCTCGGACAAGCATGCAAACTTTATTGTGAATCAGGGGCAGGCGACCGCTAAGGATGTGCTGGCGCTGATCCGGAAAGTCCGGGCGGCGGTGGCGCGGAAGACCGGGATGAAGTTGGAGTTGGAACTCAAGGTCGTGGGACAGGCCTAG
- the murC gene encoding UDP-N-acetylmuramate--L-alanine ligase, translating to MFRKTQHIHLVGIGGSGMSGIAEVLLTMGYKVSGSDLQASETTRRLEELGGKIAIGHHEANIGEAQVVVISSAVAATNPEVLAAKAKQVPVIPRAEMLAELMRLKFGVAIAGAHGKTTTTSMVANVLASGGLDPTMVIGGKVNALGSHARLGRGELLVAEADESDGSFLRLSPTVVAVTNLDREHLDHYGSMEKIYDSFLEFINKIPFYGLAVLCSDDERLRALFPRIVKRYHTYGLQETPGVVPDFRATDIVLKQWGAEFRAHFRGKNLGPFRLAVPGMHNVSNALVAIAIGIELDVPVDLIRKGLAAFTGVERRFHLRGEANDIMVVDDYGHHPTEVKATLAAAKQGWDRRLVVLFQPHRYSRTRDLIEEFTHAFDQADLLFMTDIYAAGEAPIPGVSGAVLADRIKAAGHQGVTFVEKKETLPDQVLPHLQPGDLVVTLGAGDIWKAGTGLLARLAPNT from the coding sequence ATGTTTCGAAAAACACAGCACATTCATCTAGTAGGTATCGGCGGGTCGGGGATGAGCGGGATCGCGGAAGTCCTTCTCACCATGGGCTACAAGGTCAGTGGCTCGGATCTGCAAGCCTCGGAAACCACCAGGCGTCTGGAGGAGCTCGGAGGCAAGATTGCGATCGGCCATCACGAAGCCAATATCGGCGAAGCGCAGGTCGTGGTGATTTCCTCCGCTGTGGCGGCGACGAATCCGGAAGTGCTGGCGGCAAAGGCCAAGCAGGTGCCGGTGATTCCACGGGCTGAAATGCTGGCCGAGTTGATGCGCTTGAAATTCGGAGTGGCGATCGCGGGCGCTCACGGCAAGACGACGACGACGTCGATGGTGGCGAATGTGCTGGCGTCCGGTGGATTGGATCCGACGATGGTGATCGGTGGCAAGGTGAATGCCCTTGGCAGCCATGCGCGACTCGGCCGCGGCGAGTTGCTGGTGGCGGAGGCCGATGAGAGTGACGGGTCCTTCCTCCGATTGTCGCCGACGGTCGTGGCCGTGACCAATCTGGATCGCGAGCACCTCGACCACTACGGATCGATGGAAAAGATTTATGACAGCTTTCTGGAGTTCATCAACAAGATTCCTTTCTATGGATTGGCGGTGCTGTGCTCCGACGATGAACGGCTGCGCGCGTTGTTCCCGCGTATTGTGAAGCGCTATCACACCTATGGACTGCAAGAAACTCCCGGTGTCGTGCCGGATTTCAGAGCGACGGATATCGTGCTCAAGCAATGGGGTGCCGAGTTTCGTGCACATTTCCGCGGAAAAAATCTGGGGCCTTTCCGGCTCGCTGTCCCCGGTATGCATAACGTCTCCAACGCGCTGGTGGCGATTGCGATTGGGATCGAGCTGGATGTGCCCGTCGATTTGATCCGCAAGGGCCTGGCGGCGTTCACGGGTGTCGAGCGGCGGTTTCATCTGCGCGGAGAAGCCAACGACATCATGGTCGTGGACGATTACGGGCATCACCCCACAGAGGTGAAAGCCACGCTGGCGGCGGCGAAACAGGGATGGGATCGGCGGTTGGTGGTGTTGTTCCAACCGCACCGGTACAGCCGGACGCGCGATCTGATCGAGGAGTTCACGCACGCCTTCGATCAAGCGGATCTGCTGTTCATGACGGACATTTATGCAGCCGGAGAAGCGCCGATCCCGGGTGTGTCGGGCGCCGTGCTGGCTGACCGTATCAAGGCCGCCGGCCACCAGGGCGTCACCTTCGTCGAGAAGAAGGAAACGCTGCCCGATCAGGTGCTGCCGCATTTACAGCCGGGCGATCTGGTCGTGACATTGGGTGCCGGCGATATTTGGAAAGCGGGGACGGGGTTGCTGGCGCGACTGGCTCCCAATACGTAG
- the murG gene encoding undecaprenyldiphospho-muramoylpentapeptide beta-N-acetylglucosaminyltransferase, giving the protein MTILIAAGGTGGHLYPAVALAREFQRRDPSTKIVFVGTAKGIETKVLAHEKFSLELITAKPVMGKGLGEALRGLLSVPIGLWQSMRLISRYRANLVIGVGGYTSPTMLVAAALKGVARVILEPNAYPGMANIAVGPCAQRVFLGFASAAEKFAKDKVRVVGSPIRQSFLDAITAAPSAAEDRQRLLVFGGSQGAKAINSAIIDGLEALAQTCPRLSITHQTGEADHARVVEAYRQAGVVAEVVPFLYDMPTVLRAADLVVARAGAMTIAELTACGKPAILIPLPTAIYDHQMKNARAMEAAGGAMVLPQPELTGARLAGSIAELLRQPDRLRAMQEKSRAMSRIDAAERIVHECYALMGVNHDNHRTVGATGV; this is encoded by the coding sequence ATGACGATACTCATCGCCGCAGGGGGGACGGGCGGGCACTTGTATCCGGCGGTGGCGCTGGCCCGCGAGTTTCAGCGGCGCGATCCATCGACCAAGATCGTCTTTGTGGGTACGGCGAAAGGGATTGAAACCAAGGTGTTGGCGCACGAAAAATTTTCCCTCGAACTCATTACGGCCAAGCCGGTGATGGGAAAAGGACTAGGCGAAGCCTTGCGGGGATTGTTGTCCGTGCCGATCGGTCTCTGGCAGTCGATGCGGTTGATCTCCCGGTACCGGGCGAATCTCGTCATCGGCGTGGGCGGCTACACCAGTCCGACGATGTTAGTAGCGGCGGCATTGAAAGGGGTTGCACGGGTCATTCTGGAGCCGAATGCCTATCCAGGCATGGCCAATATTGCGGTCGGCCCTTGTGCGCAGCGCGTGTTTCTGGGATTTGCCTCCGCCGCCGAGAAATTTGCGAAGGACAAAGTTCGCGTGGTCGGGTCGCCGATTCGGCAATCATTTCTGGATGCGATCACGGCCGCCCCTTCGGCCGCAGAAGACCGGCAGCGGTTGTTGGTTTTTGGCGGCAGTCAAGGGGCGAAGGCGATCAATAGCGCGATCATCGATGGACTGGAGGCGTTGGCGCAGACCTGTCCGCGGCTCTCCATTACGCACCAGACTGGAGAGGCTGACCACGCGAGGGTCGTTGAGGCGTACCGGCAGGCCGGTGTTGTGGCCGAAGTTGTTCCATTTCTCTACGACATGCCGACCGTCTTGCGCGCTGCGGATCTGGTGGTGGCGCGCGCCGGGGCTATGACCATTGCGGAGCTCACGGCCTGTGGGAAGCCGGCGATTCTCATCCCGCTGCCAACGGCCATTTACGATCACCAGATGAAGAATGCGCGGGCGATGGAGGCGGCGGGAGGCGCGATGGTGTTGCCGCAGCCGGAGTTGACCGGGGCGCGGTTGGCCGGGTCTATCGCCGAGTTATTGCGGCAACCGGATCGTTTGCGTGCGATGCAGGAGAAGAGTCGGGCGATGAGTCGAATCGATGCAGCGGAGAGGATCGTCCACGAATGCTATGCGCTCATGGGGGTGAATCATGACAACCACCGGACTGTTGGAGCGACGGGAGTCTAA
- the ftsW gene encoding putative lipid II flippase FtsW, with the protein MSQRAAGTLALPWPTTSPRAAKKRVPMDHTLLIVTMVLALVGLVMVFSASAVVAGNRFHDSGYFLKRQLAWLTFGFVLLQVASRVDYVWWKRLSVPLLGLMALLLVMVLIPSLGVAAKGARRWLRLGPISIQPAEMVKLVAVIYLAAYLTKKEDRITSFSSGLLPVLLVIGLLSGLVLLEPDLGTVVVIGLVTIGLLFLGGAELKHLLGLALCAVPVVLVLVLGSSYRRQRLLTFLAPWKDASNAGFQITQSFLAFGSGGPFGVGLGEGKQKLFFLPEAHTDFVLALVGEELGLVGTGAIILLFALFVVRGFQIAARARMPFGRYLGIGITLLIGGQALVNAAVATGMLPTKGLTLPFVSYGGSSLVISLLAVGILLNISRDRQAGPQEGTGRSGRGRSGHG; encoded by the coding sequence ATGTCACAGAGAGCTGCAGGGACCCTGGCATTGCCGTGGCCCACCACGAGCCCCCGCGCCGCGAAGAAGCGGGTGCCGATGGACCACACGCTATTGATCGTCACCATGGTGCTGGCGTTGGTCGGTCTGGTGATGGTGTTCAGCGCGAGCGCGGTGGTGGCGGGGAATCGGTTCCACGACTCCGGCTACTTCCTCAAGCGGCAGCTGGCGTGGCTGACCTTCGGATTTGTGCTGCTCCAAGTCGCGTCGCGGGTCGACTATGTCTGGTGGAAGCGGTTGTCGGTGCCGTTGCTGGGTTTGATGGCGCTGTTGCTGGTGATGGTCTTGATCCCATCGCTCGGCGTTGCGGCCAAAGGGGCGCGGCGGTGGTTGCGTCTCGGACCGATTTCGATCCAGCCGGCGGAGATGGTCAAGCTGGTGGCGGTGATTTATCTGGCGGCCTATCTGACCAAGAAGGAAGACCGAATCACAAGCTTCTCCTCTGGCCTGCTGCCGGTGCTGCTCGTGATCGGTCTGTTGAGCGGCCTGGTGCTGTTGGAGCCGGATCTCGGGACGGTGGTCGTGATCGGTCTCGTGACGATCGGACTGTTGTTTCTCGGCGGCGCGGAATTGAAACATCTACTGGGGTTGGCCCTGTGCGCGGTGCCGGTCGTTTTGGTGCTCGTCCTCGGATCGAGTTACCGGCGTCAGCGGCTGCTGACTTTTCTGGCTCCGTGGAAAGATGCGTCGAACGCCGGGTTTCAGATCACCCAGTCCTTTCTCGCCTTCGGCAGCGGCGGTCCTTTCGGAGTGGGGTTGGGCGAGGGGAAACAGAAGCTGTTCTTTCTTCCCGAAGCCCATACGGACTTTGTTTTGGCGTTGGTCGGAGAGGAATTGGGGCTGGTAGGCACGGGCGCGATCATTCTGCTCTTTGCGTTGTTCGTGGTGCGTGGTTTTCAGATTGCAGCCAGAGCCCGGATGCCCTTCGGGCGTTATTTGGGCATCGGCATCACGTTGTTGATCGGCGGGCAGGCGCTGGTGAATGCGGCGGTGGCGACGGGGATGCTGCCGACCAAGGGATTGACCTTGCCCTTCGTGAGCTACGGCGGATCGTCCCTGGTCATCAGTCTGCTGGCGGTCGGAATCTTGCTGAATATTTCGAGAGATCGGCAAGCAGGGCCTCAGGAGGGGACGGGACGGAGCGGGCGCGGCAGGTCTGGGCACGGATGA
- the murD gene encoding UDP-N-acetylmuramoyl-L-alanine--D-glutamate ligase has product MVSEGVMELQGTKVTVVGLARSGVAAARLLQAVGAHVTVADRKERSELGSVLTQLEDARVGVTVGSRYETALESAELVVISPGVPYRMEALERVRQRGVKVISELELASRFVSAPMLALTGTNGKSTTVTLIGKMLQDSGKRVFVGGNLGTALSEAAIQMVLASQQGSPSPFDVLVVEVSSFQLETVEQFHPRIAALLNVTVDHQDRYASIDEYVAAKRRIFESQKPTDYALFNLDDQRVAALRYSVKARVLGFTRQSVLPADVSGGTYLEGDRLVTTVTGVRQEICRRQEIKIIGDHNVENAMVAATYALLSGSSLESVRRVLMTFPGLEHALEIVRDRRGVRFVNDSKGTNVDATLKAIESIDQPIWLIAGGRDKGGDFSRLAPAIRQRVKGLILIGEATPLIAQAMAGFSTISRAASLKEAVQAAADSAVSGGVVLFSPACASFDMFADYQDRGRQFKALVQSLPA; this is encoded by the coding sequence ATGGTGAGCGAAGGCGTGATGGAACTACAGGGCACGAAGGTCACGGTGGTGGGGTTGGCCCGTAGCGGCGTGGCCGCGGCGCGGTTGCTCCAGGCCGTTGGCGCTCACGTCACGGTTGCCGACCGAAAAGAGCGGAGTGAGCTGGGTTCGGTCCTGACGCAGCTGGAGGACGCGCGTGTCGGGGTCACGGTCGGCAGCCGGTACGAAACAGCGTTGGAGTCGGCTGAGCTCGTGGTCATCAGCCCCGGCGTGCCCTATCGCATGGAAGCTCTGGAGCGGGTACGGCAGCGGGGCGTGAAGGTGATCAGCGAATTGGAATTGGCGTCGCGATTTGTCTCGGCCCCGATGCTGGCGCTGACCGGAACCAACGGCAAGAGCACGACGGTGACGCTGATCGGCAAAATGTTGCAGGACAGCGGGAAGCGAGTCTTTGTCGGGGGCAACCTGGGCACGGCCTTGAGCGAAGCGGCGATACAAATGGTACTGGCGTCGCAACAAGGATCGCCAAGTCCGTTCGATGTGCTCGTAGTTGAAGTCTCAAGTTTTCAGCTGGAAACGGTGGAGCAATTCCATCCCCGGATTGCGGCGTTACTCAACGTCACCGTGGATCATCAAGACCGCTATGCGTCGATCGACGAATATGTCGCCGCCAAGCGGCGCATTTTCGAAAGCCAGAAGCCGACTGATTATGCGCTGTTCAATCTGGACGATCAGCGAGTCGCGGCCCTTCGCTACAGCGTCAAGGCCCGGGTGTTGGGATTCACCAGACAATCGGTTCTGCCGGCGGATGTCTCCGGCGGCACGTATCTGGAGGGCGATCGACTGGTCACGACGGTGACGGGTGTGCGGCAGGAGATCTGTCGCCGACAGGAGATCAAGATCATCGGCGATCACAATGTGGAGAACGCGATGGTGGCCGCTACCTATGCGTTGTTGAGCGGTAGCTCGCTCGAATCGGTCAGACGTGTACTCATGACCTTCCCGGGCCTGGAGCACGCGTTGGAAATTGTGCGAGATCGCCGCGGGGTCCGGTTCGTCAACGACTCCAAGGGAACGAACGTCGATGCCACGCTCAAGGCGATTGAAAGTATCGATCAACCCATTTGGTTGATTGCCGGCGGCCGCGACAAGGGCGGGGATTTTTCTCGGCTCGCGCCGGCGATTCGGCAGCGAGTGAAGGGGCTGATCTTGATCGGAGAGGCGACGCCCTTGATCGCCCAGGCGATGGCCGGATTCTCCACGATCAGCCGGGCGGCGTCATTGAAAGAGGCGGTGCAGGCGGCGGCTGACAGTGCCGTCTCGGGCGGCGTCGTGTTGTTTTCACCGGCCTGCGCCAGTTTCGACATGTTTGCGGATTATCAGGATCGAGGCCGGCAGTTTAAGGCCCTTGTGCAATCCTTGCCGGCCTAA
- the mraY gene encoding phospho-N-acetylmuramoyl-pentapeptide-transferase: MLYNWLYPLHTEFSFLNVFRYQSFRIIYAAVTAFLIAFILAPWLIRKLQEIKLGQQIRNDGPKSHLAKSGTPTMGGLLILFAVVLSTLLWADITKPYVWLVLAAMVGFGAIGFADDYLKFIKRQSKGLSASQKFAAQVAIASAIAITLYFLPGYTTKLSVPFFKNFTPDLGWFYIVFAVLVIVGSSNAVNLTDGLDGLAIGPVMITALAYTIVAYVAGHRLMSDYLLIPHIENAGEIAVFTAAILGSSLGFLWFNTYPASVFMGDVGSLPLGAALGTVAVISKHELLLLLVGGVFVIEAVSVIFQVVSFKSRGKRIFLMAPIHHHFEMKGWEEPKVVVRLWIIAILLALLSLSTLKLR; this comes from the coding sequence ATGCTGTATAACTGGCTATATCCACTGCACACAGAATTCTCGTTTCTGAATGTCTTTCGCTATCAGAGCTTCCGCATCATTTATGCGGCGGTCACGGCGTTCCTCATCGCGTTCATTCTGGCCCCCTGGCTCATTCGCAAACTGCAAGAAATCAAGCTGGGTCAACAGATCCGCAACGACGGACCCAAGAGTCACCTGGCCAAGAGCGGGACTCCGACGATGGGCGGTCTTTTGATTCTCTTTGCTGTGGTGCTGTCCACGCTGCTGTGGGCCGACATCACGAAGCCGTATGTGTGGCTGGTGCTCGCGGCGATGGTGGGTTTCGGCGCGATCGGGTTTGCCGATGACTATCTCAAATTCATCAAGCGGCAATCGAAGGGATTGTCGGCGTCGCAAAAATTTGCCGCCCAAGTCGCGATTGCCTCGGCGATTGCGATCACACTGTATTTTCTCCCTGGGTATACGACCAAGCTGAGTGTGCCGTTCTTTAAGAACTTCACGCCTGACCTGGGCTGGTTCTACATCGTCTTTGCCGTACTCGTCATCGTGGGGAGTTCCAATGCCGTCAATCTGACCGACGGCCTCGACGGCCTGGCCATCGGTCCCGTGATGATTACTGCGCTCGCCTATACGATTGTGGCTTACGTGGCCGGGCACCGATTGATGTCGGACTACCTGTTGATCCCCCACATCGAAAACGCCGGTGAAATCGCCGTGTTTACCGCTGCCATTCTGGGGTCGAGCCTTGGGTTCTTATGGTTCAACACCTACCCGGCGTCCGTGTTCATGGGGGATGTGGGGTCGCTTCCGCTTGGCGCAGCGCTCGGCACGGTTGCGGTCATCAGCAAGCACGAATTGTTGCTGCTGCTGGTCGGCGGCGTGTTCGTGATCGAAGCGGTGTCAGTCATTTTTCAAGTTGTGTCGTTTAAATCGCGTGGGAAGCGGATCTTCCTGATGGCCCCGATTCATCATCATTTCGAGATGAAGGGGTGGGAAGAGCCCAAAGTGGTGGTCCGGCTCTGGATCATCGCCATCCTCTTGGCCTTGTTAAGCCTGAGTACGCTGAAGTTGCGATAA
- a CDS encoding UDP-N-acetylmuramoyl-tripeptide--D-alanyl-D-alanine ligase has translation MPLLTGEELREVISVKMLSGDAPRWAKQRIRQLSLDSRAIRAGDLFIAIRGDKFDGHDYVAAALSRGAVGAIVHDSYVVPPALLTAGPKSAPPFILGVRDPLFAYQQLATHHRSRFDIPLVAVTGSNGKTTTKEMVASVMGQRWRVLKTESNFNNRIGVPHTLLRLTGRHEAAVIEMGVDNLGQTTRLCEIARPTIGVITNIGPDHLEFFGSMEGSAQAKAELLDLLPPDGTAILNADDPYFDYLAARAQCRVVSFGYSPKADVRALHEKSDGRDGTMFRLLLPGKVRHTIVRIKVQGSHNVTNALAAAAVGTVLGVSGAVIAQGLSRFRPAAMRSQVVMSHGIRVINDCYNANPASMKAAVQLLAQAGSGRTTIAVLGDMLELGSGAMRMHEEVGAFVAQQGISRLIACGPLGRGLADGARRAGMDPARVQELPDAVAAAAAVKTMAVSGDVVLVKASRGMKMEQVVDALQGVKRVSKKAS, from the coding sequence ATGCCGCTGTTAACCGGTGAAGAACTTCGAGAAGTGATCAGCGTCAAAATGCTTTCCGGCGATGCGCCTCGGTGGGCGAAGCAACGCATTCGACAGCTCAGCCTCGACTCGCGGGCGATCCGTGCCGGAGATCTGTTCATCGCGATTCGCGGCGATAAATTCGACGGCCATGACTATGTGGCGGCGGCGCTGTCCCGAGGTGCGGTCGGTGCCATTGTGCATGACAGCTACGTGGTTCCCCCGGCGCTGTTGACGGCAGGGCCCAAGTCGGCACCCCCGTTCATTCTGGGTGTGCGCGATCCGCTCTTTGCCTATCAGCAGCTGGCTACGCATCACCGCAGTCGGTTCGATATCCCGCTGGTGGCCGTGACGGGCAGTAACGGGAAAACCACCACGAAGGAAATGGTGGCGAGCGTGATGGGGCAGCGCTGGCGCGTGTTGAAGACGGAGAGCAACTTCAATAATCGAATCGGAGTTCCTCACACCCTCTTGAGATTGACGGGTCGGCATGAAGCGGCCGTCATCGAAATGGGTGTCGATAACCTCGGGCAGACGACGCGTCTCTGTGAAATCGCTCGCCCGACCATCGGCGTCATTACGAATATCGGGCCGGATCACCTGGAGTTTTTCGGCAGTATGGAAGGATCGGCGCAGGCGAAGGCGGAGTTGCTCGATCTCCTTCCTCCGGACGGGACAGCCATTCTGAACGCCGACGATCCGTATTTCGACTATCTGGCCGCGCGAGCCCAATGCCGTGTGGTGTCGTTCGGCTATTCGCCGAAGGCTGATGTGCGGGCGTTGCACGAAAAGTCAGATGGGCGTGATGGGACGATGTTCCGGCTGCTTCTTCCGGGGAAGGTCCGGCATACGATCGTGCGAATCAAGGTGCAGGGTTCCCACAATGTGACCAATGCCTTGGCGGCCGCCGCAGTCGGAACGGTGCTCGGCGTGTCCGGCGCCGTGATTGCGCAGGGCTTGTCTCGATTCCGTCCGGCCGCGATGCGGTCGCAAGTCGTCATGAGCCACGGGATACGCGTGATCAACGATTGCTATAACGCCAACCCCGCGTCGATGAAGGCAGCGGTCCAATTGCTGGCTCAGGCGGGGAGTGGACGAACGACCATCGCCGTCTTGGGCGATATGCTGGAGCTCGGCTCGGGTGCGATGCGGATGCACGAAGAAGTCGGTGCCTTTGTGGCGCAGCAGGGCATTTCTCGATTGATCGCCTGCGGGCCGTTGGGGCGCGGTCTGGCGGACGGTGCGCGCCGGGCGGGGATGGATCCAGCAAGAGTGCAAGAATTGCCCGATGCCGTTGCCGCGGCGGCTGCCGTCAAAACGATGGCCGTGTCCGGTGATGTCGTGCTGGTCAAGGCGTCGCGCGGAATGAAGATGGAGCAGGTGGTCGATGCCTTGCAAGGCGTGAAGCGGGTGTCGAAGAAGGCCTCGTAA